A section of the Rhodobacter sp. genome encodes:
- a CDS encoding TRAP transporter large permease, translating into MEAILGLGGMLVLMALGAPVFVALGTAALVMLAFEGRPLMDAAMTSISGINSTTFLAVPFFVMAATFMQRGGIARIIIDAAEAWVGHMRGGLALVCVLATTLFAAISGSSVVTAMAMGTFLIPAMVARGYDRPFALGTVGASGTLGILIPPSLSMILYGLIAEQSVPRLFLAGVIPGLIQAAILAVVVMVLSRKRGYASGTRVSRAEFLRRNLRAVPALFIPVSVFVGIYTGITTVTESAGVAAVASVLIAVLVYREITWRDIFPMAAEAMKSASAVTFIVMFAMLFAHWITGSGIPTQLVRWAVGVGLEPWQFLIALNLIMLVMGMFLDAVAVLLIVTPIVLPLLGSLGIDPIHFGIVLIVNMEIAFLTPPIGLNLFVLSSIAKAPLSEAIRGIVPFILAMIAFLLLVTYVPEVSLWLPTTVFDR; encoded by the coding sequence ATGGAGGCGATCCTGGGTCTGGGCGGCATGTTGGTGCTGATGGCCCTGGGCGCGCCGGTCTTCGTCGCGCTGGGCACCGCCGCGCTGGTCATGCTGGCGTTCGAGGGGCGGCCGCTGATGGATGCGGCGATGACCTCGATCTCGGGCATCAATTCGACGACCTTCCTGGCGGTGCCCTTTTTCGTGATGGCCGCGACCTTCATGCAGCGGGGCGGCATCGCGCGCATCATCATCGACGCGGCCGAGGCCTGGGTCGGCCACATGCGCGGCGGGCTGGCGCTGGTCTGCGTGCTGGCGACGACCCTGTTCGCGGCGATCTCGGGCTCGTCGGTGGTGACGGCGATGGCGATGGGCACATTTCTGATCCCGGCGATGGTGGCGCGCGGTTACGACCGGCCCTTTGCCCTGGGCACGGTCGGGGCCTCGGGCACGCTGGGAATCCTGATCCCGCCGTCGCTCAGCATGATCCTCTATGGACTGATCGCCGAACAATCGGTGCCGCGCCTGTTCCTTGCCGGGGTCATCCCCGGGCTTATCCAGGCGGCAATCCTGGCGGTGGTGGTCATGGTGCTGTCGCGCAAGCGCGGCTATGCCTCGGGCACGCGGGTCAGCCGGGCCGAGTTCCTGCGCCGCAACCTGCGCGCCGTGCCGGCGCTGTTCATCCCGGTGTCGGTGTTCGTGGGCATCTACACCGGCATCACCACGGTGACCGAATCCGCCGGGGTCGCGGCGGTCGCTTCGGTGCTGATCGCGGTTCTGGTCTACCGCGAGATCACCTGGCGCGACATCTTTCCCATGGCCGCCGAGGCGATGAAATCGGCCAGCGCCGTGACCTTCATCGTGATGTTCGCGATGCTGTTCGCGCACTGGATCACCGGCAGCGGCATCCCGACGCAACTGGTCCGCTGGGCGGTGGGCGTCGGGCTGGAGCCCTGGCAATTCCTGATCGCGCTCAATCTCATCATGCTGGTGATGGGGATGTTCCTGGATGCTGTGGCGGTGCTGCTGATCGTCACGCCGATCGTGCTGCCGCTGCTGGGGTCGCTGGGCATCGACCCGATCCATTTCGGCATCGTGCTGATCGTCAACATGGAAATCGCCTTTCTGACGCCGCCGATCGGGCTGAACCTGTTCGTGCTGTCCTCGATCGCCAAGGCGCCGCTGTCCGAGGCGATCCGCGGCATCGTGCCCTTCATCCTGGCGATGATCGCCTTCCTGCTTCTCGTCACTTATGTCCCGGAGGTCTCGCTATGGCTGCCGACGACGGTCTTCGACCGATGA
- a CDS encoding MarR family transcriptional regulator: MDQQIAEKRAEFVAFMGQALEGQGLSPISGRILGLLMFDGTARSFSDLATDLGVSRGSVSVNARTLIQRGLVEKFNVSGDRQDYFRVAAQPYEALLDGISARMRHMSETVGHIARTLPDGAGETRDRLALFANFHASLAEGMEHAARVFAGHFPD, translated from the coding sequence ATGGATCAGCAGATCGCGGAAAAACGCGCCGAATTCGTCGCCTTCATGGGGCAGGCGCTGGAAGGGCAGGGGCTGTCGCCGATCTCGGGGCGGATCCTGGGGCTGTTGATGTTCGACGGAACCGCGCGGTCCTTCAGCGATCTCGCGACCGACCTGGGGGTCAGCCGGGGCAGCGTCAGCGTGAACGCACGCACGCTGATCCAGCGCGGGCTGGTGGAAAAGTTCAACGTCAGCGGCGATCGTCAGGATTACTTCCGCGTCGCGGCCCAGCCCTATGAGGCGCTTCTGGACGGCATCTCGGCCCGGATGCGCCACATGTCCGAAACCGTCGGCCACATCGCCCGGACCCTGCCGGACGGCGCCGGCGAAACGCGCGATCGCCTTGCCCTGTTCGCGAATTTCCACGCGTCGCTGGCCGAAGGCATGGAACACGCCGCCCGGGTGTTTGCCGGCCACTTCCCCGATTGA
- a CDS encoding flavin-dependent oxidoreductase produces the protein MIAGGGIGGLTMALTLHQIGVRCVVFESVRSLKPLGVGINLQPNAVRELYDLGIGPEALDSVGVPAREWALVGRNGNDIYAEPRGLDAGYHWPQYAVHRGDFHMLLYRTVIARLGAEAVQTGRRVTGYRNNADGSVTAIFDDGSEETGAMLIGADGIHSAVRATMHPAQPPIHWGGAVMWRGVTRAKPIRTGSSFVGLGTHRHRMVIYPISHPDADGTALINWIAEVTYDDPSAHETTGWFRQVGIEDFRHHFDGWRYDWLDVPALLDGAEIAYENPMIDRDPVDTWRDGNVALMGDAAHAMYPTGSNGASQAIIDARVLGAKLVAEGVTTAALAAYDAALCGPVSQLILRNRGAGPFGLLNLVDDRCGGAFDDIDTVIPPAERAAFMAGYKAAAGFAIETLNAAAPTIPAGARAGNGLATTR, from the coding sequence ATGATTGCCGGCGGCGGGATCGGCGGGCTGACGATGGCGCTGACGCTGCACCAGATCGGCGTGCGTTGCGTGGTCTTCGAATCCGTCCGCAGCCTGAAGCCGCTGGGCGTGGGGATCAACCTGCAACCCAACGCGGTGCGCGAACTCTACGACCTGGGCATCGGCCCCGAGGCACTGGACAGCGTCGGCGTCCCGGCAAGGGAATGGGCGCTGGTCGGGCGCAACGGCAACGACATCTACGCCGAGCCCCGGGGGCTGGACGCGGGTTATCACTGGCCGCAATACGCCGTGCACCGGGGCGATTTTCACATGCTGCTCTATCGCACCGTGATCGCGCGCCTGGGGGCCGAGGCGGTGCAGACCGGCCGCCGCGTGACCGGCTATCGCAACAACGCCGACGGCAGCGTCACCGCCATCTTCGACGACGGCTCCGAGGAAACCGGCGCGATGCTGATCGGCGCTGACGGTATTCATTCGGCGGTGCGCGCGACCATGCACCCCGCCCAGCCCCCGATCCACTGGGGCGGCGCGGTGATGTGGCGCGGCGTGACGCGGGCAAAGCCCATTCGCACTGGCTCCAGCTTTGTCGGGCTGGGAACCCACCGCCACCGGATGGTGATCTATCCGATCTCGCACCCCGATGCCGACGGCACCGCACTGATCAACTGGATCGCCGAGGTCACCTATGACGATCCGTCGGCGCATGAGACCACGGGCTGGTTCCGGCAGGTCGGGATCGAGGACTTCCGCCACCATTTCGATGGCTGGCGCTACGACTGGCTGGACGTGCCCGCGCTGCTCGATGGCGCCGAGATCGCCTATGAAAACCCGATGATCGACCGCGACCCCGTAGACACCTGGCGCGACGGCAACGTGGCGCTGATGGGCGACGCGGCGCATGCGATGTATCCCACCGGCTCGAACGGCGCCTCGCAGGCGATCATCGACGCGCGCGTGCTGGGCGCGAAACTGGTGGCCGAGGGCGTGACGACCGCGGCGCTGGCCGCCTATGACGCGGCGCTGTGCGGGCCGGTGTCGCAGTTGATCCTCAGGAACCGGGGCGCGGGGCCGTTTGGCCTGCTCAACCTGGTGGACGACCGCTGCGGCGGCGCGTTCGACGACATCGACACCGTCATCCCGCCCGCCGAACGGGCCGCGTTCATGGCGGGCTACAAGGCCGCCGCAGGCTTCGCCATCGAGACCCTGAACGCCGCCGCGCCGACGATCCCGGCCGGGGCGCGCGCCGGCAACGGGTTGGCGACGACGCGCTGA
- a CDS encoding TRAP transporter small permease produces the protein MIDRILTIWSRIETALIGLLVLCALATFLGGAAVRVLAPQHAVDWAEEIALYFIIWATALAGSTLAAEGRHINTEIALSGLRPPARRAVTLATGVLTLAFCAAVAWYGWEAFRFSLMLDDRSASSLRVRQAWALFLALPLGMGLLVVRILLLALTGRAITGNETQGGN, from the coding sequence ATGATCGACCGAATCCTGACGATCTGGTCGCGGATCGAAACCGCGCTGATTGGCCTGCTGGTGCTGTGCGCGTTGGCGACCTTCCTGGGGGGCGCCGCGGTGCGGGTGCTGGCGCCGCAGCACGCGGTGGACTGGGCCGAGGAGATCGCGCTCTATTTCATCATCTGGGCGACGGCACTGGCGGGATCGACCCTGGCCGCCGAGGGACGCCACATCAACACCGAAATCGCCCTGTCCGGCCTGCGCCCGCCGGCGCGCCGGGCGGTCACGCTGGCCACCGGCGTGCTGACCCTGGCGTTCTGCGCCGCCGTCGCCTGGTATGGCTGGGAGGCCTTCCGCTTCTCGCTGATGCTCGATGACCGCTCGGCCTCCAGCCTCAGGGTGCGGCAGGCCTGGGCGCTGTTCCTGGCGCTGCCCCTGGGCATGGGCCTTTTGGTCGTCCGCATCCTGCTGCTGGCCCTGACGGGTCGCGCCATCACCGGCAACGAAACCCAGGGGGGCAACTGA
- the dctP gene encoding TRAP transporter substrate-binding protein DctP codes for MTKALTLSAALAAALTIAGTAGALDLRLSVETPPGHVRNQAAEHWAQAIHDLSNGEITVEVFPSGQLYNSADAIRALASGALDMSIQASPTLSRLEPNLSVITLPMFFGASVDQVRGVLDGPLGQELWAMLARRGITVPTGGQFEFAPNNTAYTTEPASSYEDLVGRTVATPPSPVVVQIMGAMGINGVATPRTEIVLQLTQGQIQGLGSVTDLTISGGRLWEAGIRYAFNDNAGWGVYIPLVSSRALDAMTEAQRQVVNDAWAETVGWARDEAARELAQARATNEAQGITYADPSEETVAAMRARMMDLQGEIVAASGMDADFVGRVQASLSQ; via the coding sequence ATGACCAAGGCACTGACCCTGAGCGCGGCCCTCGCCGCCGCTCTGACCATCGCCGGCACCGCCGGCGCGCTGGATTTGCGCCTGTCGGTGGAAACCCCGCCAGGCCATGTCCGCAACCAGGCGGCCGAACATTGGGCGCAGGCGATCCATGACTTGTCGAACGGCGAGATCACGGTCGAGGTCTTCCCCTCGGGGCAGCTCTACAACTCGGCCGATGCGATCCGGGCGCTGGCATCGGGCGCGCTGGACATGTCGATTCAGGCCTCGCCCACGCTCAGCCGGCTTGAGCCGAATCTCAGCGTCATCACCCTGCCGATGTTCTTTGGCGCCTCGGTCGATCAGGTGCGCGGCGTCCTGGACGGCCCGTTGGGACAGGAATTGTGGGCGATGCTGGCCCGGCGCGGCATCACCGTGCCGACCGGCGGCCAGTTCGAATTCGCGCCGAACAACACCGCCTACACCACCGAGCCCGCGTCCAGCTACGAGGACCTGGTGGGCCGCACCGTCGCCACCCCGCCCAGCCCGGTGGTGGTGCAGATCATGGGCGCGATGGGGATCAACGGCGTCGCCACCCCGCGCACCGAGATCGTGCTGCAACTGACGCAGGGCCAGATCCAGGGCCTGGGCTCGGTCACCGACCTGACCATCTCGGGCGGTCGCCTGTGGGAGGCGGGCATCCGCTACGCCTTCAATGACAACGCCGGCTGGGGGGTCTACATCCCGCTGGTGTCGTCGCGCGCGCTCGACGCGATGACCGAGGCCCAGCGCCAGGTCGTCAACGACGCCTGGGCCGAGACCGTCGGCTGGGCGCGCGACGAAGCGGCCCGCGAACTGGCGCAGGCCCGGGCGACGAACGAGGCGCAGGGCATCACCTATGCCGACCCCTCGGAAGAGACCGTGGCGGCGATGCGGGCGCGGATGATGGACCTGCAAGGCGAGATTGTCGCCGCCTCGGGCATGGACGCGGATTTCGTCGGCCGCGTGCAGGCGTCGCTGAGCCAGTGA
- a CDS encoding cytochrome P450: MKPADFIVPETEDFDSPHALFAELRGRCPVAWANEMGGFWAVTRHADICRVLTDWQTFTTTVQNVVPPVATTQRRPPLHLDPPGNIPYRNAILRFLSPKRIDAWRPVIADMVAEHLDPFLDAEGGDICADFSFTLPIALLAAFFRLAPEQAAEIRRVGAEFNMALQRQDFDTLRERSDALYQIAARLIADRKTNPQDPDLDPVSNLLAVRIDGESLPDDKILGALRQFLLVGIIAPTTFIGSMAIHLARHPEHHAELTANPDLVPVALEELLRLYTPYRGFARTARHDVELGGRTIRAGDALAVVFTSGNRDGAVFPDPDTYRLDRADPDLVTFGRGPHMCPGAPLARVLLAEVLHQIVTKSRRLVLNGPLEMTRWPEYGPLTVPLRVLR; the protein is encoded by the coding sequence ATGAAACCCGCCGACTTCATCGTCCCCGAGACCGAGGATTTCGACAGCCCCCACGCGCTGTTCGCGGAGCTGCGCGGCCGTTGTCCGGTCGCCTGGGCGAACGAGATGGGCGGCTTCTGGGCGGTCACCCGACACGCCGACATCTGCCGCGTGCTGACCGACTGGCAGACCTTTACCACCACGGTGCAGAACGTGGTGCCCCCCGTCGCCACCACCCAGCGCCGCCCGCCGCTGCATCTGGACCCGCCGGGCAACATTCCCTACCGCAACGCGATCCTGCGCTTTCTCAGCCCGAAACGGATCGACGCATGGCGCCCGGTGATCGCGGACATGGTGGCCGAGCACCTCGACCCGTTCCTGGACGCCGAGGGCGGCGACATCTGCGCGGATTTCTCGTTCACCCTGCCGATCGCGCTGCTGGCCGCGTTCTTCCGGCTGGCCCCCGAACAGGCCGCGGAAATCCGCCGTGTCGGGGCCGAGTTCAACATGGCGCTGCAACGCCAGGACTTTGACACGCTGCGCGAACGCTCGGACGCGCTTTATCAGATCGCCGCCCGGCTGATCGCGGACCGCAAGACCAACCCGCAGGACCCCGACCTGGACCCGGTCTCGAACCTGCTGGCCGTGCGCATCGACGGCGAATCCCTGCCCGACGACAAGATCCTGGGCGCGCTCAGGCAGTTCCTGCTGGTCGGGATCATCGCCCCGACAACCTTCATCGGCTCGATGGCGATCCACCTGGCGCGCCACCCCGAACACCACGCCGAACTGACCGCGAACCCGGATCTGGTGCCCGTCGCGCTCGAGGAACTGCTGCGGCTCTACACCCCCTATCGCGGCTTTGCCCGCACCGCGCGCCACGACGTCGAGCTGGGCGGCAGGACGATCCGCGCGGGCGACGCGCTGGCCGTGGTCTTTACCTCGGGCAACCGCGACGGCGCGGTCTTTCCCGACCCCGACACCTATCGGCTGGACCGCGCGGACCCCGATCTCGTGACCTTCGGGCGTGGGCCGCACATGTGCCCCGGCGCGCCGCTGGCGCGGGTGCTGCTGGCCGAGGTGCTGCACCAGATCGTCACCAAGAGCCGGCGGCTGGTGCTGAACGGCCCGCTGGAAATGACGCGCTGGCCGGAATACGGGCCGTTGACGGTGCCTCTGCGCGTGCTTCGATAG
- a CDS encoding efflux RND transporter periplasmic adaptor subunit, which yields MRLLTALPLRLAAVALFALGPCLPVLAQDQAPAVTVATAQERPLRRIVPVSGTLIARNEVLVYPHVAGFAITELNAEIGDRVEAGAVLARIDDRTLTLRVTQAEAALASAQAAMHQAESQVAATEAQLRQANQVLDRVQRLRESGAATQSSLDEAQAAQQGAEAGAQSAQDGVQAARAGLEQAQAARDVARLDLANAAITAPVAGIVSARNGQIGAIAASNGEPIFRLIEGGEVEVSAEVIETELVLLHDNDPATLVIAGLADRAGHLRRIAPVVNRTSRLGEVRIAIDDSEGLRPGLYVGGHIVTENRTGLAVPAGAVLRDGNGAHVLLLGADNALIRRAVDLGLTWDGWQEIIRGLNAGDEVVARAGAFFGEGDVVRPIRPDTADTQATGAATGATE from the coding sequence ATGCGCCTGTTGACCGCCCTTCCCCTCCGGCTGGCCGCCGTGGCCCTGTTCGCCCTGGGCCCCTGCCTGCCGGTGCTGGCGCAGGACCAGGCGCCCGCCGTGACTGTCGCCACCGCGCAGGAGCGCCCGCTACGGCGCATCGTTCCGGTCTCGGGCACGCTGATCGCCCGCAACGAGGTGCTGGTCTACCCCCATGTCGCAGGCTTCGCGATCACCGAACTCAACGCCGAGATCGGCGACCGGGTCGAGGCCGGCGCGGTGCTGGCACGGATCGACGACCGCACCCTGACGCTGCGCGTCACCCAGGCCGAGGCCGCGCTGGCCAGCGCCCAGGCGGCGATGCACCAGGCCGAAAGCCAGGTCGCCGCGACCGAGGCGCAGTTGCGCCAGGCCAACCAGGTGCTGGACCGGGTGCAGCGGTTGCGCGAAAGCGGCGCGGCGACGCAATCCTCGCTGGACGAGGCCCAGGCGGCGCAACAAGGTGCCGAGGCCGGCGCCCAGTCCGCGCAGGACGGCGTTCAGGCGGCGCGCGCCGGGCTTGAACAGGCGCAGGCCGCGCGCGACGTGGCGCGGCTGGACCTGGCCAACGCGGCGATCACCGCGCCGGTCGCGGGCATCGTCTCGGCCCGCAACGGACAGATCGGCGCCATTGCCGCGTCGAACGGCGAGCCCATCTTCCGCCTCATCGAGGGCGGCGAGGTCGAGGTTTCGGCCGAGGTGATCGAAACCGAACTGGTGCTGCTGCACGACAACGACCCCGCGACCCTGGTCATCGCCGGGCTGGCCGACCGCGCCGGGCACCTGCGCCGCATCGCGCCCGTGGTCAACCGCACCAGCCGCCTGGGAGAGGTCCGCATCGCCATCGACGACAGCGAGGGGTTGCGCCCCGGGCTCTATGTCGGCGGCCATATCGTGACCGAGAATCGCACCGGGCTGGCGGTTCCGGCCGGCGCGGTGCTGCGCGACGGCAACGGTGCGCATGTGCTGCTGCTGGGCGCGGACAACGCGCTGATCCGCCGTGCGGTGGACCTGGGCCTGACCTGGGACGGCTGGCAAGAGATCATCCGCGGCCTGAACGCGGGCGACGAGGTCGTGGCCCGCGCCGGCGCCTTCTTCGGCGAAGGCGACGTGGTGCGCCCGATCCGGCCCGACACGGCCGACACCCAGGCGACCGGCGCCGCGACGGGGGCCACGGAATGA
- a CDS encoding cytochrome P450, with protein MAADDGLRPMIPHDWDPTGPASLADPQAELARLRRDCPVAGSHNWGGFYTLTRHDDVIAASKDPERFTATVQTVIPASPRKGLPRLPLQKDPPESMRYRKGLNQFFKENRIRAIEAPMRALAEGLARDLAAAATPEFGTGFAAPFTVGSLCILAGMDLSEADELGRLGHDYVAAVQGGDMATAGAISRAIDGFALRLVADRQAAPRDPETDIVSGLMAFDPDGGPYTTEELAGMVRLMLIGGHVVPRNFLCSMAWHLAGDGALQARLRADRLDRRLLIEEMLRCYSPNQALVRVATRDTRIGGTLIPQGCPVALNFLSANRDETVFDDPMRFDETRNPNRHIAFGIGPHMCLGLSVAKLQARITLDVLAALPPFTIGARVQWARWTEYGVTRLELTFA; from the coding sequence ATGGCTGCCGACGACGGTCTTCGACCGATGATCCCGCATGATTGGGACCCGACCGGCCCGGCCAGCCTGGCCGATCCGCAGGCCGAGCTCGCGCGCCTGCGCCGCGATTGCCCGGTGGCGGGCTCGCACAACTGGGGCGGGTTCTACACGCTGACGCGCCATGACGACGTGATCGCGGCCTCGAAGGACCCCGAGCGGTTCACCGCGACGGTCCAGACAGTGATCCCCGCCTCGCCGCGCAAGGGGCTGCCGCGCCTGCCCCTGCAAAAGGACCCGCCGGAATCGATGCGGTACCGCAAGGGGCTGAACCAGTTCTTCAAGGAGAACCGGATTCGCGCCATCGAAGCCCCGATGCGCGCCCTCGCCGAGGGGCTGGCGCGCGATCTCGCCGCCGCCGCGACGCCCGAATTCGGCACCGGCTTTGCCGCGCCCTTTACCGTCGGCTCGCTGTGCATCCTGGCCGGCATGGACCTGTCCGAGGCCGACGAGCTGGGCCGGCTGGGGCACGACTATGTGGCCGCCGTGCAAGGGGGCGACATGGCCACCGCCGGCGCCATCAGCCGCGCGATCGACGGCTTTGCCCTGCGGCTGGTCGCCGACCGTCAGGCCGCGCCGCGCGACCCCGAGACGGACATCGTCTCGGGGCTGATGGCCTTTGACCCCGACGGCGGCCCCTACACGACCGAGGAACTGGCCGGCATGGTGCGCCTGATGCTGATCGGCGGGCATGTGGTGCCGCGCAACTTCCTGTGCTCGATGGCCTGGCATCTGGCGGGCGACGGCGCGCTTCAGGCCAGGCTGCGCGCCGACCGCCTGGACCGCCGCCTGCTGATCGAGGAGATGCTGCGGTGCTATTCGCCCAACCAGGCGCTGGTGCGGGTGGCAACGCGGGACACGCGGATCGGCGGCACTTTGATCCCGCAGGGCTGCCCGGTGGCGCTGAATTTCCTCAGCGCGAACCGCGACGAAACCGTCTTTGACGATCCCATGCGCTTTGACGAGACCCGCAATCCGAACCGCCACATCGCCTTTGGCATCGGGCCCCACATGTGCCTGGGGCTGTCGGTGGCCAAGTTGCAGGCGCGCATCACCCTCGATGTGCTGGCCGCCCTGCCCCCCTTCACGATCGGCGCGCGCGTCCAGTGGGCCCGCTGGACCGAATACGGCGTCACCCGACTGGAGTTGACCTTCGCATGA